The Agromyces atrinae genome window below encodes:
- a CDS encoding iron-containing alcohol dehydrogenase, producing the protein MSAVARTLPAPVRTENDLGLGLLRQPGTVLFGPGQRRQVAAIVAGLGPRTLVVTDARMSESEPFREIVDGIEAAGVAVEVYAETEPDLPRENIVDVVSRFGGAQLDSIVGIGGGSCLDLAKVVAVVLAHDTDVRDFYGQFLVPGPGVPVVTVPTTGGTGAEVTCISVVYDSERGMKVGVASPHLQATAAVIDPELTLTCPPGLTAATGADAFSHLIESFTDRAKNPSSAEIAGTLYVGKNVLTDVYCRTGIQLLGTSLERIALRPDDLEARSDTMFAAYCAGMSINTAGTAGVHAIQSPIGALTHTPHGFGVSALLPAVMRFNLPARVPEFAEIGRLLGAADPTRPEIEQAHAGILRIEEILAALGAPLDLKTLGLSPSDFEFVADQALLAVRLTANNPRELTREAILEILERGYADDRSWWSE; encoded by the coding sequence GTGAGCGCCGTCGCCCGCACGCTTCCGGCACCCGTGCGCACCGAGAACGACCTCGGGCTCGGCCTCCTCCGCCAGCCCGGCACGGTGCTCTTCGGCCCGGGCCAGCGCCGACAGGTCGCGGCGATCGTCGCCGGGCTCGGTCCCCGCACCCTCGTCGTGACCGACGCACGGATGTCGGAGAGCGAGCCGTTCCGCGAGATCGTCGACGGCATCGAGGCGGCAGGAGTCGCCGTCGAGGTGTACGCCGAGACCGAGCCCGACCTGCCGCGCGAGAACATCGTCGACGTCGTGTCGCGCTTCGGCGGCGCTCAGCTCGACTCGATCGTCGGCATCGGGGGAGGCTCGTGCCTCGACCTCGCCAAGGTCGTCGCCGTCGTGCTCGCCCACGACACCGACGTGCGCGACTTCTACGGGCAGTTCCTCGTGCCCGGGCCGGGCGTCCCCGTCGTCACGGTTCCGACGACGGGCGGCACGGGCGCCGAGGTCACGTGCATCTCGGTCGTCTACGACAGCGAGCGCGGCATGAAGGTCGGCGTCGCAAGCCCGCACCTGCAGGCGACGGCCGCCGTCATCGACCCCGAGCTCACGCTCACGTGCCCGCCCGGTCTCACCGCGGCGACGGGTGCCGACGCCTTCTCGCACCTCATCGAGTCGTTCACCGATCGCGCCAAGAACCCGTCATCCGCCGAGATCGCCGGCACGCTCTATGTCGGCAAGAACGTGCTCACCGACGTCTACTGCCGCACCGGCATCCAGTTGCTCGGCACCTCGCTCGAGCGCATCGCCCTGCGCCCCGACGATCTCGAGGCGCGCTCCGACACGATGTTCGCGGCGTATTGCGCGGGCATGTCGATCAACACGGCGGGAACGGCGGGGGTGCACGCGATCCAGTCGCCGATCGGTGCTCTCACGCACACACCGCACGGCTTCGGCGTGAGCGCCCTGCTGCCCGCCGTCATGCGCTTCAACCTGCCCGCTCGTGTGCCCGAGTTCGCCGAGATCGGGCGACTGCTCGGGGCGGCCGACCCGACCCGCCCCGAGATCGAGCAGGCCCACGCCGGCATCCTCCGCATCGAGGAGATCCTCGCGGCGCTCGGTGCCCCGCTCGACCTCAAGACCCTCGGGCTCTCGCCGAGCGACTTCGAGTTCGTCGCCGACCAGGCGCTGCTCGCGGTGCGGTTGACGGCGAACAACCCGCGCGAGCTGACGCGGGAGGCGATCCTCGAGATCCTCGAGCGCGGTTACGCCGACGACCGGTCGTGGTGGTCGGAGTGA
- a CDS encoding sigma-54-dependent Fis family transcriptional regulator yields MGSSLPAARIEDVKADFLAAASHANVRPDLLDSWRRSHDAIGVPENVRDVSHVDEAVLDHHLLDMFHAPLTRVSDDLDGTGLGLLLADAQGRILQRWSHDRAALAHLDRLGTVRGAVLAENLVGTNGVGTVAATGESVQISGAEHFADFYRGAVCTGSPVRHPLTGKLLAVVTISSDLSERSGLLRPLTHSVAMQLEQQVLDVERPSSRIMLGAFLEASQSHTGPVVAFGPQGLVMQSQRASRLTPTDLALLRQVCVEQVGDGRLSIELANGTVEATITPLRHGAGAVVALDRERRTTTTSIGPARPQLAGRASTWLAAAHQISRHRELRHPLVIAGEAGTGKTSLALGLPFRPGSTVRTALVTDAAERHISGSRKWLQRLAERIAASAPVVIRGIETLDTPTLAGVRSLVESTPGRGAVLLTMSTTSAADAEALGGRIGMPTLWVPPLRERSADIPLLWQTFAETLAPGAALELTPEASEIVRTYRWPGNVTELRGVIEQLVISGKRGAVHPGDLPAALRGTRMLSMIERAELEAIQRALQEAHGNRSKAAEILGLSRATVYRKMKAYRLTA; encoded by the coding sequence GTGGGTTCATCCCTCCCCGCTGCGCGTATCGAAGATGTCAAAGCCGACTTCCTCGCCGCGGCGTCGCACGCGAACGTGCGACCCGACCTCCTCGACTCCTGGCGCCGCTCGCACGATGCGATCGGCGTGCCCGAGAACGTCCGCGACGTGTCGCACGTCGACGAGGCCGTGCTCGACCACCACCTCCTCGACATGTTCCACGCACCGCTCACGCGCGTCTCCGACGACCTCGACGGCACGGGCCTCGGCCTCCTGCTCGCCGACGCGCAGGGGCGCATCCTGCAGCGCTGGTCGCACGACCGCGCGGCCCTCGCCCACCTCGATCGCCTCGGCACCGTGCGCGGAGCCGTGCTCGCCGAGAACCTCGTCGGCACGAACGGCGTCGGCACGGTGGCCGCGACGGGTGAGAGCGTGCAGATCTCGGGCGCCGAGCACTTCGCCGACTTCTACCGCGGCGCCGTCTGCACCGGATCGCCCGTGCGGCACCCGCTCACCGGCAAGCTCCTCGCCGTCGTCACGATCTCGAGCGACCTCTCGGAGCGGAGCGGGCTGCTCCGCCCCCTCACCCACTCGGTCGCGATGCAGCTCGAGCAGCAGGTGCTCGACGTCGAACGGCCCTCGTCGCGCATCATGCTCGGCGCCTTCCTCGAGGCGTCGCAGTCGCACACCGGCCCCGTCGTCGCGTTCGGCCCGCAGGGTCTCGTCATGCAGAGCCAGCGCGCGAGCCGCCTGACGCCGACCGACCTCGCCCTGCTGCGCCAGGTGTGCGTCGAGCAGGTCGGCGACGGCCGCCTCTCGATCGAGCTCGCGAACGGCACCGTCGAGGCGACGATCACGCCGCTCCGGCACGGCGCGGGAGCCGTCGTCGCGCTCGACCGCGAGCGCCGCACGACGACGACGAGCATCGGGCCCGCACGGCCTCAGCTCGCCGGCCGCGCGTCGACGTGGCTCGCCGCGGCGCACCAGATCTCGCGTCACCGCGAGCTGCGTCATCCGCTCGTCATCGCCGGCGAGGCCGGCACCGGCAAGACCTCGCTCGCCCTCGGCCTGCCCTTCCGGCCCGGCAGCACCGTGCGCACGGCCCTCGTGACGGATGCCGCGGAGCGCCACATCTCGGGAAGCCGGAAGTGGCTGCAGCGCCTCGCCGAACGCATCGCCGCCTCGGCCCCCGTCGTCATCCGCGGCATCGAGACGCTCGACACGCCGACCCTCGCGGGTGTGCGCTCGCTCGTCGAGTCGACGCCCGGCCGCGGCGCCGTGCTCCTCACGATGTCGACGACGTCGGCGGCCGACGCCGAAGCCCTCGGCGGCCGTATCGGCATGCCGACCCTGTGGGTACCGCCGCTGCGTGAGCGTTCGGCCGACATCCCCCTGCTCTGGCAGACCTTCGCCGAGACGCTCGCTCCGGGCGCGGCGCTCGAGCTCACCCCCGAGGCGTCCGAGATCGTGCGCACCTACCGCTGGCCCGGCAACGTCACCGAGCTGCGCGGCGTCATCGAGCAGCTCGTCATCTCGGGCAAGCGCGGCGCCGTGCACCCGGGCGACCTGCCCGCCGCCCTCCGCGGCACGCGCATGCTCTCGATGATCGAACGCGCCGAGCTCGAAGCCATTCAGCGCGCCCTGCAGGAGGCCCACGGAAACCGCTCGAAGGCCGCCGAGATCCTCGGCCTCTCGCGCGCGACGGTCTACCGCAAGATGAAGGCCTATCGGCTCACCGCCTGA
- a CDS encoding carboxymuconolactone decarboxylase family protein yields MTDYFERDDARYTKVYKKHTPDILAAFGAFDDAVFAPEGREIPLKYRELMALAVGLTTQCAYCIDFHTEACVKAGASDAEIAEAAWVATAIRAGGGYAHGRLAFKLTEQHRH; encoded by the coding sequence ATGACCGACTACTTCGAGCGCGACGATGCGCGCTACACGAAGGTCTACAAGAAGCACACGCCCGACATCCTCGCGGCGTTCGGAGCGTTCGACGACGCCGTGTTCGCGCCCGAGGGGCGGGAGATCCCGCTCAAGTACCGCGAACTCATGGCGCTCGCCGTGGGCCTCACGACGCAGTGCGCGTACTGCATCGACTTCCACACCGAGGCGTGCGTGAAGGCGGGAGCGAGCGACGCCGAGATCGCCGAGGCGGCCTGGGTCGCGACGGCGATCCGCGCGGGCGGCGGCTACGCCCACGGCCGCCTCGCCTTCAAGCTCACCGAGCAGCACCGCCACTGA
- a CDS encoding GntR family transcriptional regulator yields MMDTKIERHAAPLRQQVLRLLREDILEGRLAPGERLTESALCESYGVSRTVVRETLRQLESESLITVIPNRGPIVTVLSRHDIAALYEVRRVLEGLLGELFALNATDAQAVSLRAHMIEMEESYLRGTVESREAAKERFYALLLAGSGNDVLASSLRGIHTRIGIFRRYAFLDDERVASSMRELRVIVAAAAEERDPVAARAACEHHIGLAGELAIVEYERRLAADASA; encoded by the coding sequence ATGATGGACACGAAGATCGAACGCCATGCGGCGCCGCTGCGACAGCAGGTGCTCCGACTGCTCCGGGAGGACATCCTCGAGGGTCGTCTGGCCCCCGGCGAGCGCCTGACGGAGTCGGCGCTGTGCGAGTCGTACGGGGTCTCCCGCACGGTCGTCCGCGAGACCCTGCGGCAGCTCGAGAGCGAGAGCCTCATCACCGTCATCCCGAACCGCGGGCCCATCGTGACGGTGCTCTCGCGGCACGACATCGCCGCGCTCTACGAGGTGCGCCGCGTGCTCGAAGGCCTCCTCGGCGAGCTCTTCGCCCTCAACGCGACCGACGCGCAAGCCGTGTCGTTGCGGGCCCACATGATCGAGATGGAGGAGAGCTACCTGCGCGGAACGGTCGAATCGCGCGAGGCCGCCAAGGAGCGTTTCTACGCCCTCCTCCTCGCCGGATCGGGCAACGACGTGCTGGCCTCGAGCCTGCGCGGCATCCACACGCGCATCGGCATCTTCCGCCGCTACGCCTTCCTCGACGACGAGCGCGTGGCGTCGTCGATGCGGGAGCTCAGGGTCATCGTCGCGGCGGCCGCCGAGGAGCGCGACCCGGTGGCCGCGCGCGCCGCGTGCGAACACCACATCGGCCTCGCGGGCGAGCTCGCGATCGTCGAGTACGAACGCCGACTGGCGGCCGACGCGAGCGCATAA
- a CDS encoding dihydrofolate reductase family protein — MGSLIYSMITSLDGYAIGPDGSSEFLDVDQEAHDFFAQQMTSFGTFLYGRRMYETMLFWETAHLDPDYPPFIADFARAWQAIDKVVYSRTLEDVASERTRIERSFEPEEVRAFVTASDLDVTIDGPELAAQAIRAGIVDEFQPIVGPVVAGGGTPFFPAGTTLALELLNEYRFASGGVWLRYRPTRT, encoded by the coding sequence ATGGGCTCACTCATCTACTCCATGATCACGTCGCTCGACGGGTACGCGATCGGCCCCGACGGAAGCTCGGAGTTCCTCGACGTCGACCAGGAGGCGCACGACTTCTTCGCCCAGCAGATGACCTCGTTCGGCACCTTCCTCTACGGCCGCCGCATGTACGAGACCATGCTGTTCTGGGAGACCGCGCACCTCGATCCCGACTACCCGCCGTTCATCGCCGACTTCGCCCGGGCATGGCAGGCGATCGACAAGGTCGTGTATTCGAGAACCCTCGAGGATGTCGCGAGCGAACGCACCCGCATCGAGAGGTCGTTCGAGCCCGAGGAGGTGCGCGCATTCGTGACCGCATCCGATCTCGACGTCACGATCGATGGGCCGGAACTCGCCGCGCAGGCGATTCGCGCCGGAATCGTCGACGAGTTCCAGCCGATCGTCGGGCCGGTCGTCGCGGGCGGCGGCACCCCGTTCTTCCCGGCGGGCACGACCCTCGCGCTCGAATTGCTCAACGAGTACCGCTTCGCCTCGGGCGGGGTGTGGCTGCGTTATCGGCCGACGCGGACCTGA
- a CDS encoding 3-hydroxyacyl-CoA dehydrogenase yields the protein MVVGVTDAAGDARPVAIVGAGSIGVAFAVLFARAGRAVRLIDPVDGALDRAAVDVAERLALLDEHGLLAESIAVVTARIGFTADLAAGVAGAVLVQECAPERLDLKRDLVARIGEAADADAVIASSSSAIVPSAIAAELPSSIADRVIVGHPGNPPYLLPVIEVVPTPATRAEAVDLAVDVYRSAGLRTVLVRREVEGFVFNRLQGALLREAYCLVRDGVASADDVDEVVRSGLGLRWSFMGPFETVDLNTRGGIAAHAERMGPAYERMGAERGQRDSWTPDLVARVVAERRDILPLDEWNERVRWRDEQLLRLQALRHETAAPAGKEAT from the coding sequence GTGGTGGTCGGAGTGACGGATGCCGCGGGCGATGCTCGCCCGGTGGCGATCGTCGGCGCCGGGTCGATCGGTGTCGCCTTCGCGGTGCTGTTCGCGCGGGCCGGCCGTGCCGTTCGCCTGATCGACCCCGTCGACGGCGCGCTCGACCGGGCCGCGGTCGACGTCGCCGAACGTCTCGCTCTCCTCGACGAGCACGGGCTCCTCGCCGAGAGCATCGCCGTCGTAACCGCTCGAATCGGTTTCACGGCCGACCTGGCCGCAGGCGTCGCGGGAGCCGTGCTCGTGCAGGAGTGCGCCCCCGAACGCCTCGACCTGAAGCGCGACCTCGTCGCCCGGATCGGCGAGGCGGCCGACGCCGACGCCGTCATCGCGAGTTCGAGCTCGGCGATCGTGCCGAGTGCGATCGCCGCCGAGCTTCCTTCGTCGATCGCCGATCGCGTGATCGTCGGTCACCCGGGCAACCCGCCGTACCTGCTGCCCGTCATCGAGGTCGTGCCGACGCCCGCCACGCGTGCCGAAGCCGTCGATCTCGCCGTCGACGTCTACCGGTCGGCGGGCCTTCGCACCGTGCTCGTGCGGCGCGAGGTCGAGGGCTTCGTCTTCAACCGGCTGCAGGGCGCACTGCTGCGCGAGGCGTACTGCCTCGTGCGCGACGGCGTGGCGTCGGCGGATGACGTCGACGAGGTCGTCCGCAGCGGGCTCGGTCTGCGCTGGAGCTTCATGGGCCCGTTCGAGACCGTCGACCTCAACACGCGCGGGGGCATCGCGGCGCACGCCGAACGCATGGGCCCCGCCTACGAACGCATGGGAGCCGAGCGCGGGCAGCGCGACTCGTGGACGCCCGACCTCGTGGCCCGTGTGGTGGCCGAGCGACGCGACATCCTGCCCCTCGACGAGTGGAACGAGCGCGTGCGCTGGCGCGACGAACAACTACTCAGGCTGCAGGCCCTCCGCCACGAGACGGCCGCCCCGGCCGGAAAGGAAGCGACATGA
- a CDS encoding NAD-dependent succinate-semialdehyde dehydrogenase has product MPLDLYIDGAWRSGSMDFGVVNPATGAEIARVVDGGASDALDALDAADRAQAAWRDVAPRARARLFARAHALLLERGEAIAAIMTLESGKPLAEARAEFALSADFFLWYTEQIAHLHGTYASGSNGGYRIVTTHQPVGPSLLITPWNFPLLMIARKAGAALAAGCTVVVKSAKETPLTCALFVETLHDAGFPPGVVNLVHTTTSADVSSAVMADSRLRKVSFTGSTGVGTTLLGQAAPGIVNASMELGGDGPFVVLADADVELAAQQAVVCKFRNAGQACVAANRIIVHESIADEFTERFLALTRELTVGDGFTDGVDVGPLISERQRDTVARLVAEFTDAGAELLAGGGKVAGDGFFFEPTVFRVDTEIGDLCNRELFAPIATIYRVGSTAEALAFANDTTYGLAAYVFTRDLSRAIAVAERLEFGMVGINRGIMADPAAAFGGIKSSGLGREGGHDGISEFLEPRYLAITVDESAGLAS; this is encoded by the coding sequence GTGCCCCTCGACCTCTACATCGACGGCGCCTGGCGTTCGGGCTCGATGGACTTCGGCGTCGTGAACCCGGCCACCGGCGCCGAGATCGCTCGCGTCGTCGACGGGGGAGCCTCCGACGCGCTCGATGCGCTCGACGCCGCCGACCGCGCGCAGGCCGCGTGGCGCGACGTCGCGCCCCGCGCTCGCGCCCGCCTCTTCGCCCGGGCGCACGCCCTGCTGCTCGAACGCGGCGAGGCGATCGCCGCGATCATGACCCTCGAGAGCGGCAAGCCGCTCGCCGAGGCGCGCGCCGAGTTCGCCCTCTCGGCCGACTTCTTCCTCTGGTACACGGAACAGATCGCGCACCTCCACGGCACCTACGCGAGTGGCTCGAACGGCGGCTACCGCATCGTCACGACGCACCAGCCCGTCGGCCCGAGCCTCCTCATCACGCCGTGGAACTTCCCACTGCTCATGATCGCCCGGAAGGCCGGAGCGGCGCTCGCCGCGGGCTGCACCGTCGTCGTGAAGTCGGCGAAGGAGACCCCGCTCACGTGCGCCCTCTTCGTCGAGACGCTCCACGATGCGGGCTTCCCGCCGGGTGTCGTCAACCTCGTGCACACGACGACGTCGGCCGACGTGTCATCCGCCGTCATGGCCGACTCGCGTCTGCGGAAGGTGAGCTTCACTGGCTCGACGGGGGTCGGAACGACCCTCCTCGGCCAGGCCGCGCCGGGCATCGTCAACGCGTCGATGGAGCTCGGCGGCGACGGCCCGTTCGTCGTGCTCGCCGACGCCGACGTCGAACTCGCCGCCCAGCAGGCCGTCGTCTGCAAGTTCCGGAACGCCGGTCAGGCGTGCGTCGCGGCGAACCGCATCATCGTGCACGAGTCGATCGCCGACGAGTTCACCGAGCGCTTCCTCGCCCTCACGCGCGAACTCACGGTCGGTGACGGGTTCACCGACGGCGTCGACGTCGGCCCGCTCATCTCCGAACGGCAGCGCGACACCGTCGCCCGGCTCGTCGCCGAGTTCACCGACGCGGGCGCCGAGCTGCTCGCCGGCGGCGGCAAGGTCGCGGGCGACGGGTTCTTCTTCGAGCCCACCGTCTTCCGCGTCGACACCGAGATCGGCGACCTCTGCAACCGCGAACTCTTCGCCCCCATCGCGACGATCTACCGCGTCGGGTCGACGGCCGAGGCGCTCGCCTTCGCGAACGACACGACCTACGGTCTCGCCGCGTACGTCTTCACGCGCGATCTCTCGCGGGCGATCGCCGTCGCCGAGCGACTCGAGTTCGGCATGGTCGGCATCAACCGCGGCATCATGGCCGACCCGGCCGCGGCCTTCGGTGGCATCAAGTCGTCGGGCCTCGGGCGCGAGGGCGGTCACGACGGCATCTCGGAGTTCCTCGAACCGCGATACCTCGCGATCACCGTCGACGAGAGCGCGGGGCTCGCCTCGTGA
- a CDS encoding ABC transporter permease → MTLTQETVSAPPAPTPPNAAVEFWRRSLSGSWVGITVATLALFAVSPIIAPGSLDAAPLLSMLPFAAVLAIVAAGQTLVVQQRGLDLSVPGMIALAAVLVTALPQSYGWPLWAAVIAGIVAPGAVGLVNGLLVARLGVMPLVATLGMNAVLLGTVFFIADGTPSGAADALNRFALARTIGIPNTLLIAIVVVVIAGIVTQRSIVGRRLTGVGVSERAAAAIGVRVTQYKVFAYGFAGLCYGAGGVLLAGYTKTPPLFLGDSYLLPTVAAVVLGGTALTGGLASVVSTGIAALFLTQLGQLLRSVGWQDALQLIAQSVVLIGVVLLREFIPVIARRRAARRAAREADQAVSR, encoded by the coding sequence ATGACCCTCACGCAGGAGACCGTCTCCGCCCCACCGGCACCGACCCCGCCGAACGCCGCCGTCGAGTTCTGGCGCCGGTCGCTCTCGGGCAGCTGGGTCGGCATCACCGTCGCCACGCTCGCGCTCTTCGCGGTGAGCCCGATCATCGCGCCGGGCAGCCTCGACGCGGCACCGCTCCTCTCGATGCTGCCGTTCGCCGCCGTGCTCGCGATCGTCGCCGCGGGGCAGACCCTCGTCGTGCAGCAGCGCGGCCTCGACCTCTCGGTGCCCGGCATGATCGCCCTCGCGGCGGTGCTCGTCACGGCCCTGCCGCAGTCGTACGGCTGGCCGCTGTGGGCCGCGGTCATCGCGGGCATCGTGGCGCCGGGCGCCGTGGGTCTCGTCAACGGCCTGCTCGTCGCCCGCCTCGGCGTCATGCCGCTCGTCGCGACGCTCGGAATGAACGCCGTGCTCCTCGGCACGGTGTTCTTCATCGCCGACGGCACTCCGTCCGGCGCCGCCGATGCGCTCAACCGCTTCGCGTTGGCGCGCACCATCGGCATCCCGAACACCCTGCTCATCGCGATCGTCGTGGTCGTCATCGCGGGCATCGTGACGCAGCGCTCGATCGTCGGTCGCCGCCTCACGGGGGTCGGCGTGAGCGAGCGGGCCGCCGCGGCCATCGGCGTGCGAGTGACGCAGTACAAGGTCTTCGCCTACGGCTTCGCGGGCCTCTGCTACGGCGCGGGCGGCGTGCTGCTCGCGGGCTACACGAAGACGCCGCCGCTCTTCCTCGGCGACTCGTACCTCCTGCCGACCGTCGCCGCCGTCGTGCTCGGCGGCACGGCGCTCACGGGCGGTCTCGCCTCCGTCGTCTCGACGGGCATCGCCGCGCTCTTCCTCACCCAGCTCGGGCAGCTGTTGCGCTCCGTCGGCTGGCAGGACGCCCTGCAGCTCATCGCCCAATCGGTCGTGCTCATCGGGGTCGTGCTGCTGCGCGAGTTCATCCCCGTGATCGCCCGCCGCCGCGCCGCGCGTCGAGCGGCGAGGGAGGCGGATCAGGCGGTGAGCCGATAG
- a CDS encoding ATP-binding cassette domain-containing protein: MTDIPRTTTELDREPEAPSTPAGERLRLDGIDKWFPGVRALAEVTLDVRAGEVHALVGENGAGKSTLMAVASGALAADAGTVSIDGHVLSGADPDEAREHGLGIVRQDPALLPDLTVAENMAVGVGYRRVGGLGRAVAWAQARLDPWEMGIDARTRVSELSVEQRFIVEIAKALALEPTVLILDEPTEHLSLEEVQRLFRTVRALAAAGTAIVYISHRIPEVKQIADRITVLRDGRVRGTFAADDVDEAQIIERVIGRTLDAVFPDKPGTATGDDRLVVRGLDGDAFHDIDLTVRAGEIVGLAGVQGNGQAALIRALAGLESVSGDITVAGRRVRSGSAAAAAAGIVYVPADRHGEGIFPPLSVAENISSATLPAVSTAGLVSERRVLARAAEQIRALRIKTPSAHTPIASLSGGNQQKAVLARTLLAEPRVLLAEEPTQGVDAGARVDIYRILRDAADAGAAVVILSSDGVELEGLCDRVLIMSRGEVVQELEGDEISEAAITRAALTATTVRARESEHSERGLRFRRWLRGDQSPAVVLGAVFLALGMLVSVANPAYLSAFNINNLLFMVAPLLFVGAAQQVVVMGSGFDLSVGPLMGLLVVLASYWIVDGGNLYVGLGLMLAGAVGVGVVNGFLVTRFAINPVVVTLAMYMALQGIYLSLRSTPGGVIFGGVADLVQARVGIVPVATIAALVVVIGLEVALRRTRWGIELRGVGSRADAAARLGIRVGRVRFFSYVSCSLLVLPAGVIMMAQIGIGDGRPSLSYTLASVTVVVLAGASIFGGRGSFIGVLAAAFLVQQVLNVSPFLGLSQAWSYWLPGLITLAAAVLYALLRSTGRRRRAASRPAAIAGSPA, translated from the coding sequence GTGACCGACATCCCCCGCACGACGACCGAGCTCGACCGCGAGCCCGAGGCGCCGAGCACCCCCGCGGGCGAGCGCCTGCGCCTCGACGGAATCGACAAGTGGTTCCCCGGGGTGCGCGCGCTCGCCGAGGTCACCCTCGACGTGCGCGCCGGTGAGGTGCACGCGCTCGTCGGCGAGAACGGCGCCGGCAAGTCGACGCTCATGGCGGTCGCCTCGGGCGCCCTCGCCGCCGACGCGGGCACGGTGTCGATCGACGGTCACGTGCTCTCGGGGGCCGATCCCGACGAGGCGCGCGAGCACGGGCTCGGCATCGTCCGTCAGGACCCGGCGCTCCTGCCCGATCTGACCGTGGCCGAGAACATGGCCGTCGGCGTGGGCTATCGCCGCGTCGGCGGTCTCGGCCGGGCGGTCGCGTGGGCGCAGGCGAGGCTCGACCCGTGGGAGATGGGCATCGACGCCCGCACGCGGGTCTCCGAGCTCTCGGTCGAGCAGCGCTTCATCGTCGAGATCGCGAAGGCCCTCGCGCTCGAACCGACCGTGCTCATCCTCGACGAGCCGACCGAGCACCTGAGCCTCGAGGAGGTGCAGCGGCTCTTCCGCACGGTGCGCGCCCTCGCGGCCGCGGGCACGGCGATCGTCTACATCTCGCACCGCATCCCCGAGGTCAAGCAGATCGCCGATCGCATCACCGTCCTCCGCGACGGCCGGGTGCGCGGTACGTTCGCAGCGGATGACGTCGACGAGGCTCAGATCATCGAGCGCGTCATCGGCCGCACGCTCGACGCCGTCTTCCCCGACAAGCCGGGCACCGCGACGGGCGACGACCGTCTCGTCGTGCGCGGGCTCGACGGCGACGCGTTCCACGACATCGACCTCACGGTGCGCGCGGGCGAGATCGTCGGCCTCGCGGGCGTGCAGGGCAACGGGCAGGCGGCGCTCATCCGGGCGCTCGCGGGCCTCGAGTCGGTCTCGGGCGACATCACGGTCGCGGGTCGACGCGTGCGGTCGGGCTCGGCCGCCGCGGCCGCGGCCGGCATCGTCTACGTGCCGGCCGACCGTCACGGCGAGGGCATCTTCCCGCCGCTGAGCGTCGCCGAGAATATCTCATCGGCGACGCTGCCCGCCGTGTCGACGGCGGGTCTCGTGAGCGAGCGCCGCGTGCTCGCCCGTGCCGCCGAGCAGATCCGCGCGCTCCGCATCAAGACGCCGAGCGCGCACACCCCGATCGCCTCGCTCTCGGGCGGCAACCAGCAGAAGGCCGTGCTCGCCCGCACGCTCCTCGCCGAACCGCGCGTGCTGCTCGCCGAGGAGCCCACGCAGGGCGTCGACGCGGGAGCGCGCGTCGACATCTACCGGATCCTCCGGGATGCGGCGGATGCCGGTGCGGCCGTCGTCATCCTCTCGTCCGACGGCGTCGAGCTCGAGGGCCTCTGCGATCGCGTGCTCATCATGTCGCGCGGCGAGGTCGTGCAGGAGCTCGAGGGCGACGAGATCTCGGAGGCGGCGATCACCCGCGCGGCGCTCACCGCGACGACGGTGCGGGCGCGCGAGAGCGAGCACTCGGAGCGGGGCCTGAGGTTCCGCCGGTGGCTGCGCGGCGATCAGTCGCCCGCCGTCGTGCTCGGCGCGGTCTTCCTCGCCCTCGGCATGCTCGTGTCGGTCGCGAACCCCGCCTACCTGTCGGCCTTCAACATCAACAATCTGCTCTTCATGGTCGCCCCGCTGCTCTTCGTCGGCGCCGCCCAGCAAGTCGTCGTCATGGGCTCGGGCTTCGATCTCTCGGTCGGGCCGCTCATGGGCCTTCTCGTCGTGCTCGCGTCGTACTGGATCGTCGACGGCGGCAACCTCTACGTCGGCCTCGGGCTCATGCTCGCGGGCGCCGTCGGGGTGGGGGTCGTGAACGGCTTCCTCGTCACGCGCTTCGCGATCAATCCCGTCGTCGTGACGCTCGCGATGTACATGGCGCTGCAGGGCATCTACCTGAGCCTCCGCTCGACGCCCGGCGGCGTCATCTTCGGCGGCGTCGCCGACCTCGTGCAGGCGCGCGTCGGCATCGTGCCCGTCGCGACCATCGCGGCGCTCGTCGTCGTGATCGGCCTCGAGGTCGCCCTCCGCCGCACGCGCTGGGGCATCGAGCTGCGCGGCGTCGGCTCGCGCGCCGATGCTGCTGCCCGACTCGGCATCCGCGTCGGCCGGGTGCGTTTCTTCTCGTACGTGTCGTGCTCGCTGCTCGTGCTGCCCGCGGGCGTCATCATGATGGCCCAGATCGGCATCGGCGACGGTCGCCCGTCGCTCTCGTACACGCTCGCTTCGGTCACCGTCGTCGTGCTCGCGGGTGCGAGCATCTTCGGCGGCCGTGGCTCCTTCATCGGAGTGCTCGCTGCGGCGTTCCTCGTGCAGCAGGTGCTCAACGTCTCGCCGTTCCTCGGCCTCTCGCAGGCGTGGTCGTACTGGCTCCCCGGGCTCATCACGCTCGCGGCGGCCGTGCTCTACGCGCTCCTCCGCAGCACCGGCCGTCGTCGCCGTGCCGCATCCCGTCCCGCCGCCATCGCAGGGAGCCCCGCATGA